One Phoenix dactylifera cultivar Barhee BC4 chromosome 8, palm_55x_up_171113_PBpolish2nd_filt_p, whole genome shotgun sequence genomic window carries:
- the LOC103704969 gene encoding clathrin coat assembly protein AP180 — protein MPSKLRRAIGAVKDQTSIGLARVSSRANGSSNLEVAILKATSHDEVPVDDRHVTEVLLLTKSSPLAAAACVQALSRRLARTSTWVVALKSLILAFRALRDAGPDFSREALSVAPRHRRLLDLSTFCDDSSWDFTAFVRTYALYLDARLDSALLGKLGNLQRRRGASANRIAGMKLPLILDRIGHWQRLLDRAVATRPTGPARTNRLVQISLYAVVRESFDLYRDISDALSLLLDNFFHLEYPACRETFRACTKASKQFEELDSFYSICKKVGIGRLSEYPSVHMISKPLLKTLEEFLKDHENSSTTNGKLRSPPKLSLPAPRRPDSDVCDRIPVTPKPGRQSFCSTTGWEFVNSDQEWPPEGPARASFADSKNSIGESYGTLSDLLSFDDERRSSAPSDSDRENGVVLDPVSLNYQPKQSTVSSSNRKDVMVRDLVPIDNHSKASTASSSDRENAVVLDLVPSDNHRSKASASPNSDSWELVLVESASKLSNKLSSNSIKEPKNLKLDSLLDTASVRRFPVNYYNPFLHDLGEKNLAIVPSPRSSLPSPPTFQAARPNEESAKEETEPSARSSSQIHSPALTQTSGVSAMQRQQLLSEQQMWMQYQRKIIAKNLER, from the coding sequence ATGCCCTCCAAGCTCCGCAGGGCCATCGGCGCCGTCAAGGACCAGACGAGCATCGGCCTCGCCAGGGTCTCCAGCCGCGCGAACGGCTCCTCCAACCTCGAAGTCGCCATCCTCAAGGCCACCTCCCACGACGAGGTCCCCGTCGACGACCGCCACGTAACCGAGGTCCTCCTCCTCACCAAATCCTCCcccctcgccgccgccgcctgcgTCCAGGCCCTCTCCCGCCGCCTCGCCCGCACCAGCACCTGGGTCGTCGCCCTCAAGTCCCTCATCCTCGCCTTCCGCGCCCTCCGCGACGCCGGCCCCGACTTCTCCCGCGAGGCCCTCTCCGTCGCCCCCCGCCACCGCCGCCTCCTCGACCTCTCCACCTTCTGCGACGACTCCTCCTGGGACTTCACCGCCTTCGTCCGCACCTACGCCCTCTACCTCGACGCCCGCCTCGACTCCGCCCTCCTTGGCAAGCTCGGCAACCTCCAACGCCGCCGCGGCGCCTCCGCCAACCGCATCGCCGGCATGAAGCTCCCCCTCATCCTCGACCGCATCGGCCACTGGCAGCGCCTCCTCGACCGCGCCGTCGCCACCCGCCCCACCGGCCCCGCCAGGACCAACCGCCTGGTCCAGATCTCCCTCTACGCCGTCGTCCGCGAGAGCTTCGACCTCTACCGCGACATCTCCGACGCCCTCTCGCTGCTGCTCGACAATTTCTTCCACCTCGAGTACCCGGCGTGCCGCGAGACGTTCCGTGCATGCACGAAGGCTTCGAAGCAATTCGAAGAGCTCGACTCCTTCTACAGCATATGCAAGAAGGTCGGCATTGGGAGGTTGTCCGAGTACCCCAGCGTCCACATGATCTCAAAACCACTCCTCAAGACCTTGGAAGAATTCCTCAAAGATCACGAGAACTCCTCCACCACCAACGGCAAGCTAAGAAGCCCTCCCAAGTTGAGCCTTCCAGCCCCTCGCCGTCCGGATTCAGATGTCTGTGATCGGATTCCGGTGACACCGAAACCTGGCCGGCAATCATTCTGTTCCACAACCGGCTGGGAATTCGTGAATTCCGACCAAGAATGGCCGCCAGAGGGACCTGCTCGAGCAAGCTTTGCAGACAGCAAAAACAGCATTGGAGAGAGTTATGGCACGCTCTCGGACCTCCTATCATTCGATGATGAACGAAGATCATCGGCTCCTTCGGATTCAGATCGAGAGAATGGTGTTGTCTTGGATCCAGTCTCACTCAACTACCAGCCGAAGCAATCGACTGTTTCGAGTTCAAATCGAAAGGATGTCATGGTTCGGGATCTAGTCCCAATCGACAACCATTCTAAGGCATCGACTGCTTCAAGCTCAGATAGAGAGAATGCAGTGGTTCTGGATCTAGTCCCTTCCGACAACCACCGATCGAAGGCATCAGCCTCTCCAAATTCAGACTCGTGGGAGCTCGTCTTAGTTGAGAGTGCAAGCAAGCTGTCGAACAAATTGAGTAGCAATTCAATCAAAGAACCCAAAAATCTGAAACTGGACAGTCTGTTGGATACTGCATCAGTCCGTCGGTTTCCCGTCAACTATTACAATCCATTCCTTCATGATCTTGGAGAGAAGAATTTAGCAATTGTGCCATCGCCGCGGTCATCATTGCCTTCGCCGCCGACATTCCAGGCGGCGAGGCCGAATGAGGAGTCAGCTAAGGAGGAAACAGAACCTTCCGCGCGGTCGTCGTCGCAAATACATTCACCAGCGTTGACTCAAACGTCGGGTGTGTCTGCCATGCAGCGGCAGCAGCTGCTCAGCGAGCAGCAGATGTGGATGCAGTATCAGAGAAAGATCATTGCGAAGAATTTGGAACGATAA
- the LOC103704911 gene encoding uncharacterized protein LOC103704911, whose product MCPLRLILVFLSATLAGYFAWKTVRSPPPNPIFGDSSEIEDSVDGDSKKRRRFDARKVIGDGFWVFLDMASGRYLWRVMKGR is encoded by the exons ATGTGTCCCTTGCGCCTGATCCTCGTCTTCCTCTCCGCCACCCTCGCCGGCTACTTCGCATGGAAGACGGTCCGGTCACCTCCCCCTAACCCGATCTTCGGCGACTCGTCCGAGATCGAGGACTCCGTCGATGGCGATTCGAAGAAACGCCGACGCTTCGATGCGAGAAAG GTGATTGGAGATGGGTTCTGGGTGTTTCTGGATATGGCCAGTGGGAGGTATCTGTGGAGAGTGATGAAGGGAAGGTGA